The segment CCTTTACAAGTGCAGAAATTCAGTACTTTTTGCGGGAATTTGAGGTAGGTGGGGAAGCGCAGAGTTTCCCGGAGGGggcttttaatgttttttttttgtgtgttttccCCCAGGAAAAACGCAACGACCGTGAAGTAGAGAATCTCTTTGTGTCCCTGCAGAATACGTCTGAGGCCAAGGATACGGGAGTTTTGCGTTCAAAGGTGGCATGTGAGGCACATTTGGGGCATTTACAGAAGTCCCTCGAAGTTGCTTTGGGTGCGTGCGAAGAGGTGACTAATCGTGTGCCAGACCCGAAGCTCCAGGCTGCATTGGAGG is part of the Lutzomyia longipalpis isolate SR_M1_2022 chromosome 3, ASM2433408v1 genome and harbors:
- the LOC129792006 gene encoding biogenesis of lysosome-related organelles complex 1 subunit 5 is translated as MTARDIVKDIGEIYSRIFDHRPFTSAEIQYFLREFEEKRNDREVENLFVSLQNTSEAKDTGVLRSKVACEAHLGHLQKSLEVALGACEEVTNRVPDPKLQAALEANREARKVIWSHFVDDMAHKCSRVDHTFEEKEEELRDFYSDLERKLHIHK